In the Cydia amplana chromosome 14, ilCydAmpl1.1, whole genome shotgun sequence genome, one interval contains:
- the LOC134654356 gene encoding beta-1,4-N-acetylgalactosaminyltransferase bre-4-like, with amino-acid sequence MPPIVRILVLLCLAAIIMNTFHGFFNSSYSAKSYEAYNNEFTLAVSPETYESTEYVNNNATSSSKSTTATSSTYLQNASVEVFSDIDLDVVAKKYPVVRKGGLYIPSNVTTTWYKVAIIVPYRDRQKHLATFIKYMHSFLMKQQIEYGIFIIEQAGTRPFNRGQLMNVGFLESQKMGSWECFIFHDVDLLPLDRRNLYQCDKQPRRLAAAVDTLGFELPYGIFGGVTAMTLEQFKKVNGYSNRYWGWGAEDDDMFHRLRMMGYRITRYNMSVARYTMLSHSKALPNPKRMHLLPGMKNKSKKDGLSSLEYVVIKRNLHQLYTHIIANIKEKLDSIDLPYLANQLFGDKL; translated from the exons ATGCCTCCTATCGTTCGAATTCTAGTATTGTTGTGTCTCGCTGCCATTATTATGAACACATTCCATGGTTTCTTCAATAGCTCATATTCTGCTAAATCCTATGAGGCTTATAATAACGAGTTTACCCTGGCAGTTTCTCCGGAAACATATGAATCAACTGAATATGTGAACAACAACGCTACTTCTAGCAGCAAAAGTACCACCGCAACGTCTAGCACTTATTTACAGAATGCTTCAGTTGAAG TATTTTCAGACATAGACCTAGATGTGGTGGCGAAAAAATATCCCGTGGTGCGTAAGGGCGGTTTGTACATCCCGTCCAATGTTACCACGACGTGGTACAAAGTTGCTATCATAGTGCCATACAG GGATCGCCAAAAGCATCTGGCGACATTCATAAAGTACATGCATTCGTTTCTTATGAAGCAACAAATAGAATATGGAATTTTTATCATCGAACAAGCAG GAACGCGTCCGTTCAACCGCGGCCAGCTCATGAACGTGGGGTTTTTGGAGAGCCAGAAGATGGGTAGCTGGGAGTGCTTCATCTTCCACGATGTGGACTTGCTGCCGCTCGACCGGCGGAACCTGTACCAGTGCGACAAGCAGCCTCGACGCTTGGCCGCTGCCGTCGATACGCTCGGTTTTGA GCTACCGTATGGTATATTTGGCGGTGTGACAGCTATGACGTTGGAGCAATTCAAGAAAGTCAACGGCTACTCAAACCGCTACTGGGGCTGGGGCGCCGAAGACGACGATATGTTTCACAG GTTACGGATGATGGGTTACCGTATCACACGTTACAATATGTCCGTAGCTCGGTATACTATGCTCAGCCACTCGAAAGCACTGCCCAACCCTAAAAG AATGCATCTGTTGCCAggaatgaaaaataaaagcaaGAAAGACGGATTATCGTCGCTCGAATACGTGGTTATTAAGAGAAACCTTCACCAACTGTACACGCACATCATCGCGAACATCAAGGAGAAATTGGACAGCATTGACCTACCATATCTCGCAAACCAGCTGTTTGGTGATAAATTGTAA